In one Myxocyprinus asiaticus isolate MX2 ecotype Aquarium Trade chromosome 29, UBuf_Myxa_2, whole genome shotgun sequence genomic region, the following are encoded:
- the LOC127420309 gene encoding zinc finger protein 271-like yields the protein MEVKEKCQELNEVDEKLQCQEHHDFTTGGKSLSYSKTKKNLSPEKHKRKASKNTFTCSQCGKIFSNKSRLNKHMKVHIGEKPYTCHQCGKSFAYTVCLKGHLRFHSGERPFECDKCGKTFVLNSSLRKPLKTDEKPYKCSFCGNCFAHLSYLKMHQKIHSGVGVHMCFECGKRFITASLLKQHQRIHAGEKTYKCAHCGKSFSLSQNLKKHERIHTGEKPYKCSHCDQSFAQSEDLKTHKRIHTGERPYKCSHCGKSFNLSQNLKKHKRIHTGEKPYKCSHCEKSFTQSHHLKTHERIHTGEKPYKCSHCEKSFTLSQSLKTHKTIHTGEKPYKCSHCEKSFTWLHCLKKHVRIHTGEKPYKCSHCGKSFTQSQDLKTHERIHTGEKPYKCSHCEKRFTWLHCLKTHERIHTGEKPYRCSHCEKSFTQSKDLKTHERIHSGEKPYKCSHCEKSFTHSHNLKTHKRIHTGEKPYKCSHCEKSFTQSQNLKKHERIHTGEKPYKCSHCEKSFTWLHCLKKHQRIHTREEPFMCSHCEKSSTRSQDLKTHERIHTGEKSYNCSSCGKSFRAASYLDRHAKRIAQVDTLNKNHLQVQQD from the coding sequence atggaagtgaaagagaaatgtcaagaactgaatgaagtggatgAGAAACTTCAGTGTCAGGAACATCATGATTTCACAACTGGAGGAAAATCTTTGAGTTACTCAAAGACTAAGAAGAATCTATCACCAGAAAAGCATAAAAGAAAAGCATCCAAAAATACTTTCACCTGCTCACAGTGTGGAAAGATTTTCTCAAATAAAAGCCGGCTTAATAAACACATGAAAGTTCATattggagagaaaccttacacgtgccatcagtgtgggaaaagTTTTGCATATACAGTTTGTCTCAAAGGTCATCTCCGCTTTCACTCTGGAGAGAGACCATTTGAATGTGACaagtgtggtaaaacatttgttttgaattcaAGCCTAAGAAAGCCTCTAAAAAcagatgagaagccttacaagtgttctttttgtggaaactGTTTTGCACACCTGTCCTATTTGAAAATGCACCAGAAAATACATAGCGGTGTAGGGGttcatatgtgctttgaatgtgggaagagGTTTATTACAGCCAGCCTCTTGAAACAGCACCAAAGAATTCATGCTGGAGAAAAAACATACAAGTGcgcacactgtggaaagagtttcagtctgtcacaaaacctgaaaaagcatgagagaatccatactggagagaaaccatacaagtgctcacactgtgaccAGAGTTTCGCTCAGTCAGAagacctgaaaacacacaagagaatccatactggagaaagacCTTACaaatgctcacactgtggaaagagtttcaatctgtcacaaaacctgaaaaaacacaagagaatccatactggagaaaaaccttacaagtgctcacactgtgaaaagagtttcactcagtcacatcacttgaaaacacacgagagaatccatactggagaaaaaccttacaagtgctcacactgtgaaaagagtttcacccTGTCACAAAGCTTGAAAACACACAAGacaatccatactggagaaaaaccttacaagtgctcacactgtgaaaagagtttcacctGGTTACATTGCCTGAAAAAACACgtgagaatccatactggagaaaaaccttacaagtgctcgcactgtggaaagagtttcactcagtcacaagacctgaaaacacatgagagaattcatactggagaaaaaccatacaagtgctcacactgtgaaaagcgTTTCACTTGGTTACATtgtctgaaaacacatgagagaattcatactggagaaaaaccttacaggtgctcacactgtgaaaagagtttcactcagtcaaaagacctgaaaacacatgagagaattcatagtggtgaaaaaccttacaagtgctcacactgtgaaaagagtttcactcactcacataacctgaaaacacacaagagaattcatactggagaaaaaccttacaagtgctcacactgtgaaaagagtttcactcagtcacaaaacttaaaaaaacatgagagaatccatactggagaaaaaccatacaagtgctcacactgtgaaaagagtttcacttggTTACATTGCCTGAAAAAACACCAGAGAATCCATACTAGAGAGGAACCGTTCatgtgctcacactgtgaaaagagttccACTCGGTCACaagacctgaaaacacacgagagaatccatactggagagaaatcATACAACTGCTCTTCATGCGGGAAAAGTTTCAGGGCTGCAAGTTATCTAGATAGACATGCAAAAAGAATTGCCCAAGTAGACACATTGAACAAAAATCATCTTCAGGTCCAGCAAGATTAA